ACACGTCGTGTTCGGCGTCGTCACCGCCTTCGTCGTGCGTTGGCGCGAAAGGCGCGCCATGTGAGCGTTCGGCGGTGAGCGCGGGCGGGTTCGCCTGGGCGGTCCGCGCATGACGGGAGGAGCACCCCTCACCCCGTTTTCGCAGCGGCTGAAAGGCAACGTCGCCCGGCTCGACGCCGCCTATCGGGCGAGCATGGAGGACGCCACCGCCCACCTTCGCCGCAGCGGCATGGCGGGCGGGGCGAAGACCACCGGCGACCGGGCACCCGACTTCGCCTTGCCGCACGGCCGGGGGGCGCCGTTCGTCCTGTCGGACGCGCTGGCGGCGGGGCCGGTCGTCCTCTCGTTCTTGCGCGGCGAGTGGTGCTCCTTCTGCCGGATCGAGATGGACGCCCTGGTCGACGCACGATCGCGCATCGCCGCGCGCGGGGCACGACTGGTGATGATCTCGCCGCAGGCGCCGAGCGCAGCGTTCGCGGCGCGGACCTGCGGCCTTGCCGGGCTGACGGTGCTGACCGACCGGCTGAACGGCGTGGCACTGCAGTATGGCCTCGTCTTCCGAATGCCCGACATGCTGCGCCACGCCCTGCTCGACCTCGATGTCGACCTCGGCCACATCTACGGCACGGATGCCTGGCTCGTGCCGATCCCGGCGACCTACCTCCTCGCGCCGGACGGGACGATCGCACTCGCCCACATCGATCCGGACACCTGCGTTCGCCTCGATCCGGAGGAGATCGTCGCCCGGATTTGACCGTTCATGCGGCCGGCACCGGCCAGGCGAGGTCGCCCGAAGCCGTCATGCCGGCTTGGCGCAACAACGCAGCGAGTGCGGGCGAGCGGCGCCGGCCGGCGACCGTGGTCAGCGCGACGCGAAAGGTGACGGGAAGGTCCGCCAGCGGCCGAAACGGCAGCCCCCACGCGGCGGCCGCCGCCTCCGGCCAGAGGACGACGCCGAGGCCCGCGCGCACCATCTCGCCCATCCAGCGCTCGTCGTCGCTGCGGTGGCGCACGGCGCGGACGACCGCGCGCGCCTCCATCGCCGCCGCGATGGCGTCCTCGTGGCCGCAGCCGCGGCGGACCACGAGTGCCTCGCCGTCCAGATCCTCCAGCGTCACCTCGCGCGCCCGCATGAAGCGGTGCTCCGGCGCGAAGGCGACGACGAGCGGATCGTCGATCACGTCGTGCCGGTCTAAGCGCTCGTGACCGGGCGCGTCCCCGGCGAGCGGCGTGAGGAAGGCGGCGTCGAGTTCTCCGCCCATCAGCCGCTCTTCGAGGTCGGCCGAAGGGGCGATGACGACGTCGAACCCGAGGCCGGCGATCTCGCGCGCGGTCGCACACAGCAGCGGGGCGACACTTTGCGCGCACACCGCCGAGGAGGCGCCGAGCGTCAACTGCCCCGCCTCGCGCCGCGAGAAGCTGCGAGCCTGCGTCTTCGCCGCCTCCGCCGCCGCCAGCGAGGCGGCGAGGTGCGGCAGCATCATGCGCCCCAATTCCGTGAGGTGCGTGTTCGCGCGCTCGCGGCGGAAGAGCGGTCCGCCGAGTTCGTCCTCCAGCTTCTGGATCGCGCGCGTCAGCGACGGCTGCGCCACATGGAGACGCTCGGCGGCGCGGGTGAAGTTGAGCTGTTCCGCCGCCGCCAGGAAATAGCGGACCTGATACATTTCCATCGCGCTACCGCCGGGCCCGAGCCTCGCTACCCATCGCGGGTCCGATCATCTCACGAACCCCGGCGGTGACGGGGGCGGGCCGCGCCCCGCCGTCGGAGTGCCCCATTCGGCGGGGGTCGCACGGGGACACCGGCCCCGGCATGGGCGGACGGGCGCGCGTCATGCGTGGATGCGCAGGCCGGGGCGCCCGTCGAGGCGAGCATCGAGGCGAGCGTCGAGTGTCGTGACGAACCGGTCGTCGCACTTCAGGCGGCGCCGCGCCGCGAGCACCCTGTCGAGCGCCACCCGGTCACCGCGCTCGGCCGCGGCCTTGGCGAGGGTCCGCACGAATACGTCGCGTTGCGCGTGGCTCCCGCCGAGGTCCTGCAGCCGGGTCGCGAGGACGCCGAGCGCCGCCGGCCCGCGCGGGCCGAAGCCGAACGACAGGATCACGCCCGCCAGGTCGACCCCCACCGCGTTCATCACGTCGCCCTGGTCCGTCTCGTCCGTGGCCTGCGCGGCCATCGCGGCGGCGAGTTCGCGGGCACTGGCGACGTCGCCGGCCGCGACGAGGGCGATGAGATTATGGAGCGCCGCGAAGGCGAGTGTCGCGTCGCGGCGGCGCTTGCGTGCGATCTCCGCCAGCGCCTCCCAGCGATCGCCGACGGCGATGCCGTCCAGTTCGAGGCGCCACAGCAGCGACACCGCGTTCGCCATATCGCGGAAATCATCGGTGGGAAGCGGGCGCACCTCGGTGTCGTAGAGGTCCAGCACCCGCGCGTGGTCGCCGGCCTCCAGGTGGAACAGGGCGAGATGCCAGGCCATGTGGAAGGCGAAGTTGTTGCACCCGGTCCAGACCGGTCGGGCCGCCTCGATCCAGCCGATCCCGTCGGCGATAGCGCCGCGCATCTCGTAGACATGGCCGACGGCGTGGAGGCCCCATGCGTCGTCCGGCGCCCAGGCGACGGCGCGGCGGCCGACCCATTCCGCGGCGGCGAGTTCGCCGGCCTCCTCCAGGCCGAAGGCGTGGCATCCGAGGACATAGCCGAAGCCCGGCCGCTCCGCCTCCCAAGCCGGTAGAACGAGGCCGGTTCCCGCCAGCATGCCGGCGATGTCGCCCACCATGAAGCGCAGCGACTGCGCGAGTTTGACGTGGAGCAGCGCATGCGGATCGGTCGCGACGTAGGCGTCCAGGCGATCGGCGGCGGCGCGGAACCGGCCGTCCACGGCCAATGCCAGCGCATCGACGAGCGCCGCCTCGGCCGGCACCGCATCGCCCTTGGCGTCTTTCGCTTCGCGCGCCGCCTGCAAAGCGAGCCGTGCGGCGGGCGCCAACTCGTCGCGGGCGAGGACGAGGCACGAGAACCCCCGCAAGGCGTGCGCCGCGACGAGGCCGGGGTCGCGCGCGATCGCCTGCTCGAGGGCGGCGCCGGCGTTCGGGCGATGGGCGAGGACGGCGTGGGTGGCGGCCTCGAAGGCCCGCAGCGCACTCGGGTCCGTCGCGGCGTGGGCGGTGCCGTAGCGGTCGACGGGCATCAGGCGCCTCCCGCGATGGCGCCATCGCGGCCGCCTGCCGCGCGGAAGCCGCGACCGCTCGGCGCGGCACCGCGGCCGGGGGACGGCGTGCCGGGCGACGCGGCGCGGCCGCCATGGCGCTCCGAAATTTCGCGATGGGTCCGTCTCATGGTGCAACTCCTTCGCCGTGTCACGGGGAACGGTCTGACAAGGGTTCGTTGCGACCGGGGCCCGGCGTTACGCCGGTGCGTCGTCACGTCGTCGTGAGGCGCGCGTCATCGCAGCCCGGCGCCGCCTTTCCGGGGGCGCCGAGTAAGCGGCCGGATGCCGCCGGGCGGTCGAGATCACGAGCGGCCCGGCAGGTCACCAACGCAGAAGCAGGGGGCCGAGGAGAGCGCCGGCGAGCGCCGCGAGCACGATACCGAGCGAGTACCAGGTCAGAACGAAGAGCGCCGACGCCTCGGGGCAGTGCAGGCAGTAGACCGTGGCGGCGAGCGCGCCCGCCGTGAGCCCGGCCGCGGCGCCGGCCGCCCGCAACCGCGTCGGCGCCAATCGGCGATAGGCCCGGAGCAGACCGGCGAAGACCGGCACGGCGAGGGCGAGCACGAGCCACGGACAGCTCGCCCAGCTCTCGCCCAGCCATAGCGCCATCCGATCGGCGGGAGGTGTCCGCGTCAGCTCGACGGCGCCGAGGGCGCCGAGGAGCAGCACCGGCACCGCCGTCACCCAGGCGACGCGCCCGGGCGCGCGCCCCGGCCTGGCGAGCCGCATCGACATCGCGACGGCGGCGAGCGCCAGCGACAGGGTGTACGCCACCTTGGTCCACAACGCCGCGCCGCGGGCGGCCGTGCCGAGGTCGTCGCGCAAGCCCAGCACCGCGACCGCCAGGAGGGCAGAAACGGCCGCCCCCACCGCCGCGCCGGCCAGGATCCGCCGCTCCACCGCGCGGCGGCCGACGCGCGGAACGTCCCGGGCGAGCGATTGGACCAAGTCCTCCGTCGTCGTCACTGTTCGCCCCGAACCCGCACCATCAGCGCCTTCAAGCCGCGATGCACCGAAACTTTGACATCGGACTCGCCGATGCCCCCCGCCTCCGCCGCCTCGGAGACGCTCAGCCCCTCGATCCGGGTGGCGCGGATCATCCGGGCCTGTTTGGGCGGAAGCTCGGCGAGGAGGCGCTCGACGTCGAGCTGCGCGACGACGCTCGCCTCGGTATCGGCCGCGGCCAGCGTCTCCTCGAGTCCGTCGATCGGCTGAAGCCGGCGGGTGCGGCGGAAATGATCGGCCATCTTGTAGCGCGCGATCGCGAACATCCAGGCGGTGAAGGGGCGCGCGCGGTCCCAGGTGGCGCGGCGCGTATGGACGGCGATCAGCGTTTCCTGCACGAGATCCTCGATATCGTTTTCGTCACCCCGCATGCGGTGCCGGTAGAAGCTGCGCAAAATCGGAACGAGCAGGCGCAACAAGGCCGCGTGAGCCGACGCATCGCCGTTCAGCCCGTCGATCATCAGGCCCCGCAACGCCCTCTCGGTCGACTGCATCCACTCTCCTCGATGACGACTTCGGCCGAGCCGCCGGAACGGTTACATGGTGCCCTTCCGTTTCGTCGGGAGACAATCCATGCTCACCCCGTCGTATCGCATTCGCATTGGATGGCGGCGCCCCCACGCGGCCGGCCCGCCGGGCGACTGCGAGATCAACCGGCGGTCCGGCAAGGGAAATCGGGCCCGTTCACGATATCGAGCCCCATCGTTTTGTCGATATGAGCTTTCCACCGAGTCCTTCGAAGGTATTCCCCCCTTTCGCATCGGGCGTTCAACCAGCATACTGGTCGCACACGTTCTGAAAGAACGGATAAAACGGCCCGGCAAAAAGATCGGGTCATGGGAGGGATACAAATGAAACGTGTCATCGCAGCTATTGCGTTCGCCGTCACCGCGCTGCCGCTCGGCGCCGCGCAAGCCCAGGACGCGGTCGAATTGCACGGAGCCTCGCAGTTCGGGGACGAGCACGCCTTCACCAAGGCGCTCGTCAAGTTCGAGGAGCTGGTGGATGCCTGCTACGACGGTGACGTCACCTTCGTCCTGCACAAAAACTCCGAACTCGGCCTGGAGAAGGACTATTTCAACTTCATGTCGCAGGGCGTCTCGGTCGACTACGCGATCGTCTCGCCGAGCCACATGTCGACCTATTCCAAGAAGGCGCCGCTGATGGACATGCCCTTCCTGTTCCGCGACACCGACCACTGGAACAAGGTACTCGAACAAGGCGGCCTCGACCCCATCGCGCAGGACGTGTCGGAGCGTGCGGACGTGGAGCTGATCGGCTATGCCGGCGGCGGCACGCGCAACCTTATCGTCAACCGCCCGGTCCGCACCATGGAAGACCTGAAGGGCCTGCCGATGCGCGTCATGGGCGCGCCGATCCAGACGCGCATCTTCGACGCCGTCAACGCCGCTCCCTCCGTCATCGCCTATGACGAGGTCTACAACGCGATCCAGACCGGCGTGATCGACGCGGCCGAGAACGAGGCCGCCGGCATCGAGCAGATGAAATTCTACGAGGTCGGGCCGCACATCTCCAAGACGCAGCACGCCATCACCGTGCGGCCGATCGGGTTCGCCGGGAAGACCATGCGCCGCCTGCCCGAAGCGTTGCAGGCCTGCATCCGCGAGGCCGGTGCCGAGGCCGGCAAGTACGGCCGCGACATCGAGTCCACCCAGGATTCGCAGAAGCTCGAGGCGATGGAGGACCAGGGCCTCCTCACCACCTACGAGTTCGAGGAGCGTGAGAAGCTGCTGGAGCTCGCCGAGCCGGTGAAGCGGGCCTACGCCGAGGAACTCGGCGCGACCGACACCCTCGATCGGATCAACGCGATCCAATAACGAGCGACCTCGATCGGACGGGAGGCGCGCTGCCGCCCGTCCGTGTGGTCTCGCCATGATCCGCATACTCGACATCATCTACTGGGCGCTCAGGGTCGCGATCACGCTCCTGATCGCCGCCCTCATCGTGCCGGTCACGATGCAGGTCCTGTCGCGCTACACGGGCCTCGTTCCGCGCTTCATCTGGACCGAGGAGCTTGCTCGGTTCTGCTTCGTCTGGATGATCATGGTCGGCTCCATGATCGCCGTCCGCGATGACACCCACTTCGACGTCGACCTCCTGCCCGTCCCCGAGACGGCGCGCGCCTTGGGCCTCGCCAAGCTCGTGCGGCACCTCGCCATGGCCGGGCTGGCGGTGGCGTTCCTCTGGTACGGCCGCCCCTTCGTCAATCAGGGCTTGATGCAGACGTCGGAGATCGCCGAGCTGCCGATGGTGACGATCTACGTCGCCTGGCCGCTCGCCGGCGCCGTATGGCTGGTGTTCCTGATCGAGAAGATCGCCCGCGACATCCACTATGTCCGGCTGGGATCCGTGCCGCTGCCCCCCTACGATCCGATCCGGCGCTCGGGCGATCTCGAGGCCGTGGAGCATGTCGATGTCCCCCGCTGAGGTCGCCCTTATCCTGTTCGGCACGTTCATCGCGCTGGTCATCCTGCGCGTGCCGGTCGCCTTCTCGCTCGGGCTGGCGTGCGTTCCCGTCTTCTTCATCTCCGACCGGCTGACGCCGAGCCTGCTGTTCGACCAGATGTTCCGGTCCTACAACTCGTTCGTCCTGCTGGCGGTGCCGTTCTTCCTGCTGGCGGCCAACCTGATGAATTCGGCCGGCATCACGCAGCGGCTCGTCAACCTGTCGCGCGTGGCGGTGGGGCACCTGCCGGGCGGCCTCGGCCACATCAACGTGCTGGTGTCGATGCTGTTCGCGGGCATCTCCGGCTCGTCGACGGCGGACGCCGCCGGCATCGGCTCCCTGCTGATCCCGCAAATGAAGAAGGAAGGCTACGACTCCAGCTTCGCCGTCGCCGTCACCGCATGCTCGTCGGTGATGGGGGTGGTGATCCCGCCGTCGATCCTCATGGTGGTGTGGGGCGGGCTGATGTCGGTCTCGATCGGCGGGCTGTTCCTCGCCGGCATCCTGCCGGGGCTCCTCATCGCCGCTTCCATGATGGGGATCGTCTACATCTACGCCGTGCGGCGCGGCTACCCGGTCTACAAGCGGGCGAGCGGGCGGGAGTTCCTGCAGGCGCTGCTGGGGGCGCTGCTCCCGTTGGCGACGCCGGCAATCATCATCGGCGGCATCGTCGGCGGGTTCTTCACGCCCACCGAGGCCTCGGTCATCGCGGTGATCTACTCGCTGATCCTCGGCATGGTCGTCTACCGCACGATCACGCCGCGCCGGTTGCCGGTGGTGCTCTACGATTCGGCGCGCTTCGCGGCGATCTCGCTGTTCTGCATCGGCACCGCGTCGGCCTTCGGCTGGATCCTCGCCTACTTCAAGATCCCCCAGGCGCTGGTCAACGAAATGGCCACCTGGGGCGCGGGGCTGACCGAGACCGGCATCCTCATCGCCCTCGCCTTCCTGATCGTGGGCATGTTCATCGACGCGATCCCGGCGATCATCATCCTCGGCACCGTCCTCTACCCGGTGGCGCAGGACGTCGGCATGCATCCGATCCATTTCGCGATCATCGGCGTCGTGTCGCTCGCCTTCGGCCTGGTGACACCGCCCTACGGTCTATGCCTCCTGATCGCCAGCGCCATCGGCGAGATCCGCATGGTCCAGGCGCTGCGCGATGTCGCGATCATCCTGTCGGCGATGATCGCGGTGTTGCTCTTCATCATCCTGTTCCCGGATGCGATCCTGGCTCTGCCCCGCTGGCTGATGCCGCGCTTCGTCGGCTAGGAGGGGCGCGGCGCCCGCTCCGGGTGCCGCTCCCCCGCCGTCCGTGGAAACGCCGACGAGTCCGGCAACCCGGCCAATCTCGACGGGGCGCCGGCGGCCCGCGTCAGAAGTCGCCGTCGAAGATCAGGATCACGTAGGCCAGGAAGACCGCCAGATGGACGACGCCCTGCAACGCATTGGTGCGCGTGCCGACGAAGGTCACGATGCTGATCGCCAGCGACAGCGCCAGGATCACGACCCCCGATGACGACAGGCCCAGCTCGATCGGAAGGTCGACGATCCACGCTGCGGTCAGCACCGCCGGCACCGTGAGGCCGATGGTGGCGAGCGCCGAGCCCAGGCAGATGTTCACCGCCCGCTGCTGCTGATTGTGGCGCGCCGCGTCGAGCGCGGCCAGCCCCTCCGGCGTCAGGATCATGATGGCGACGATGAAGCCGCCCAGCGCCACCGGCGCCCCGATCTGAGCGATGCCGAAGTCCACATAGACCGCGAGCTTCTTCGACATCAGCACCAGCGGCACCAGCGTCAGCAGAAGGCCGAGAACGTGGACGCCGGTGCTCTTGGGCCGGACGTGATGCATCGGCTCGGGCGCATTGTCGTCGTCGTGGGCGGGCTGCTGGAAGACGTTGGGATTCTGCACCGTCTGGTACAGCAAGAAGATGCCGTAGAGCGCGATCGAGACGACGATCTGAAAGACGGTCTGAAGGTTGGACAGCCCCCCGCCCGGCGCCGACGGCGTGAAGCGCGGCAGCACCAGGCTGGTGATCGCCACCGGCAGCAGCACCACGAGATAGGCGTTGGCGCCCGACAGGTTGAACACCTGCAACCCATGCCGCAGCCCCCCGAGCAGCAGGCTGAGGCCGACGAGACCGTTGAGTACGATCATCAACACCGAGAACATCGTGTCGCGCGCCAGAGTGGGCGTGTTCTCGCCCGTCAGCATCACCGCGGTGATCAGCGCCACCTCGATGCCGATCACCGAGAGCGTGAGGATCAGCGTGCCGAGGGGCTCGCCGAAGATGACCGCCAGACACTCGGCGTGGTGGACGACGCGGAACACCGCCATCAGCATTACCACGAAGATGAGGCCGAGCACGACGAGCGAGCCGGCTTCGCCGATCAGATCCGGCTTCAGCGCGCCGCCCAGCGCCGTCAGCAGTGCGAAGACGCCCCAGATCAGCACGGTCGGCCATTCGGCGAGGAAGGCGAGCGGACCGGTCCGCCCCGGCTGATGGTCCTGCTTGGGCAAGGCGGTCCCTCCGGCACGTTACGCAGGGGCGCGCGATGCAACCGGCACGCCACCCACCATCGCTAGCAGCCGCGGCACCCGTCGCCAAGGCGATCGGCGTCGCGCCGACGCCGCGTGCGGGCGGTCAGTCCTTCGCGGCGAGCGCGGCGATCAGCGGGCCGAGGTGTGCCTCGTAGCGGCGCCACGCTTCGGAGCTTCCGGTGTAGATGCTGCGGCGCACCTGGCCGGCGCTCGCCGTGGCCACCGCGCGACCCGATGTGTGAAAGTCGAGGCAGGCGGGCTCGAAGGCGAGGCCGCAGTGGGCGAGCAGCGCCCGCGTCGTCGCCTCGGGCTGGAGGGTCAGCGTCTCGTAGTCGAGCGTCAGGATGCGGCCCGGCATGAGCCCGTCCCAGAAGGCTTGGAGCGACGTGGCGAGCCGGTGGTAGCGGCCGAGTTCGGCGAGGTCGTAGCCGTAGTCGTTGCCCTCGACCGCGAAGTAGAGCTTGAAGATCGACCAGCAGGTGGCGACCGGATCGCGCGCCATGGCGACGATCTTCGCGTCCGGGAAGGCCGCGGCGATGAACCCCGCCCAACGCTGGTTGGCGAGGTGCTTGTCGACCACCACCGGCGCGCTGACCGGCAGCTCGGCGACGAGGGCGCGGTAGCGGCCGCGGACGTCGGCGAGGATATCCTGCGTCACCGGGCGGCCGGCCTGGAGCGCGGCGAGGAGCGGGCGCACCGCGCGGTCGAATGCGTTGGTCTCGCCCGCCCCGTCGACACGGCTGTGCGCGCTCAGGATCTGCTCCGTGAGGCTGGAGCCGGAGCGCGGCAGGCCGATGACGAAGATCGGCACCGGTCCGTCGTCGGTCGGCCCCACGTAGGCGGGGAGCGGGCCGGCCTCGAACGGGGCGCGCAGGGCGGCGAACCGGCGCGCAACGAGGCCTTCGTCGTAGGCGACGGCGGTGCGGCGGGCGGCATTGGCCGCGGCGAGATGGGCAAAGGCGCGGTCGACGTCGCCGATGTCGTCGTAGGCCTTGCCGAGGGCGAAGCCGAGCTGCATGCGGCACGCCGCGTCGGTCTCGGCGGCCAGCAGCGCCTCCATCTCGGCGACATGGGGGTGGCCCTCGCGGTAGCGCGTCCAGGTGGCGAGGTTGGCATGCGCCTCGGTGTAACGGGGCGCGAGGGCGATCGCGGTGCGGAACGCGGCCTCCGCCTCCTCGGTCCGGCCCAGGTCGCCCAGGCTGATTCCCATGTTGTTGAAGGCGACCTCGGCGCGCGGGTCGAGGGCGACGGCGCCCTCGTAGGCGGCGACGGCGGCGTCGTATCGGCGCGCCTCGCGCAGTGTGTTGCCGAGATCGATCAGCGGGCGCGCGGCGATCGGGTCGGCCGCGACCACCGCCTCATGGTCGGCCACGGCGGCGGAATAGAGGCCGAGGCGCGTGCGCACCCGAGCGCGGGCGGCGAGGGCCGCTGCGTCGTACGGGTCGAGGGCGAGGGCGGCGTCCAGCGCGGCGTGCGCCTCGTCGAGCCGCAGCGCCTCGGCGAGGGCGATGCCGAGGCGCGTGTGGGCCTGCGGCGAGCACGGCTCCAGCGCGGTGACCCGGGTGAGACAGGCGATCGCCTCGCCCCGGTGGCCGAGCTGGGCCAGCGCGGTGCCCAGGTTGGCGACGGCGGCGGTGCAGGTCGGCTGCGTTTTCACCGCGGCGGTCAGCGGGCCGAGCGCCGCCGCGGCGTCACCCCGCGCCAGGTGCACGCAGCCGAGCGCATATTGCGTGCGCACCAGACCGGGGTGGCGCCGGGCGAGCGGCTCGGCCAGGCGCAGCGCGGCGGCGGGGTCTCCGGCCGCAAGGTGCTGGCGGATCTCGGCGAGGGTGCGGGCGACCGGCTTGTCGCCGGGGCCGAGCGGGGCGGGCCGGGTGAGCGCCGTCAGCCCGTCGCGCGCGCGGGCGTTGGTGGGGTAGCGCGCCAGCACCTCGCCGTAGATCTCGTGGGCGGCGAGATAGTCGCCGTGGTCGGCGAGGCGCCGCGCCTTTGCCAGCGTCCGGTCGATCGAATGGGCTGCCGTCACCGCCCGCCTCCCCTTACCCTGTCGCAGGCGCGGCACCGTAGGCGGCGTGGCTTGCGCGGGGCTGCGCGGCGGGGACGCGCGGGCGATGGCTGCTCGGCGAAATCTAGCGCGCCGCGCGCAGCCTTCCGGCCCCGGCGCCGAACCACAGCAGCATGCCCGCCAGCGCCAGCATCACCGCGTTACCGGCGAGCGCGCCGGTGTAGCCGAACGGTGTGAGGTCGTGGACGAGGCCGACGAGGATGGGTCCGATGACGAAGCCGCCATCAGCGATGGCGCGCTGTGTCCCCATCGCCGGGCCGAAGAGGTTGGAGGGCGTGATGTCGGCGATCGCCGCCGCGACCGACGGGCCGTTGAAGCCGGAGCCGATGCCCAGCACCACGAACGCCGCCCAGTAGACCGCCGGATCGGTGGCGACGGCGACGGCGAGCAGCGCCCCGGCGACGAGCGAGGTGGAGAGTGCCGCCACGGTGATCGCGCCGAAGCGCTGCGTCGCCGGTCCGACGAGCGGCAGCATCGCCGCGTTGGCGACGGCCGCCGCCGTCAGCGCCAGGCCGATGAGGTCGACCGACAGGCCGAACCGCTGGTTGCCCACCAGCGGCATCGCCAGCCATTGCGCCGCGGTGCGGGTGAAAAAGATCCAGAACGTGACCGTGCAGAGGAGCACGTAGGCACGGTTCTTCAGGAAGGTGCGCATCGAGGCGGGGGCGACGGGCTCCTCCCCCTCGACCGGCTCCGGGTCGGTCGGCTCGCGGAAGGCGACGAGCACCAGAACGAGCGCCGCGCTGGCGAGGATGGCGTAGCCCCAGAAGGGCGCCGCGCTTCCCAGGTGCGCCGCGAGGCTGCCGCCCATCGCCGGGCCGACGCCCGCCCCCAGGAGCAGGAAGCCCTGGTAGAGCGCCATCGTGTGACCGCGCTTGCCGGGGGTGGAGAGCTGCACGAGCACGGCGGCGGACGTCGTCATGTAGATGCCGGAGCCGATGCCCTGGACGAAGCGCCAGATGAGCAGCCCCTCGAAGCTGTGCGCCATCGCCGCGCCCACCGCGCCCACGGCGATCAAAGCCGGGCCGGCGGAGAGGAAAGGGCGCCGTCCGAACTTCTCCGAGAGGATGCCGGCCGGGATATTGGCGACGAGCCGGCCGACGCCGAACAGCGTGATCAGCATCCCCACCAGCGCTCCGCCGACGCCGAACTCCATGGCGTAGAGCGGCAGGACCGGGGCGACGATGCCGTTGCCGGCCATCACGAGGCTGATGAGGACGAGGAGGATCGCAAGCTGCGGCCGACGGCCCAGCGCGGCGGGCCGGAGCGAAAGGTGAAGCGCCAAGTGTCGGGGTCCTCGTCAGTGGTCCGGGGCCCGAGCGGGCCGCCGCGCCGAGGCGGCGGCGGGACCGGTCGTCGCGCCCGGCGTCCCCGGCGCGAGCGCGGCCCGCGGCGGCGGCCCCGGCGCGGGAGCCTTCCGCCGAACTTGGGCCGATCGGCGGCACAAGTCCATGCCGCAGCCCGGCCGCTCCCGTCCGGCCGCCCCGCGACCAGCGCATGGCCGCGGCCATACCCCCCGGCCCTCGGACGACCGGGCCCTCGGACCAGAACCTCGGACGACCGGAACTGGGACGAACCGGTCGGCGACGGGGCGGCCGGCCGGCGCCGCGTCAGCCCAGTGCGGCGAGGACGGCGCGGGTGACGTCGGCGTTGGTGCTCTCACCGCCGAGTTCCACCGGCAGGATCGTCCCGGAGGCATAGGCGTCCCACACCGCGCGGTCGAGCGCGTCGCCGGCCTCGACCATGCGCCGGTCGCCGGCCTTCTCGCCCAGCCAGTCGAGCATCATCGCGGTCGAGACGA
This portion of the Acuticoccus sp. I52.16.1 genome encodes:
- a CDS encoding MFS transporter codes for the protein MALHLSLRPAALGRRPQLAILLVLISLVMAGNGIVAPVLPLYAMEFGVGGALVGMLITLFGVGRLVANIPAGILSEKFGRRPFLSAGPALIAVGAVGAAMAHSFEGLLIWRFVQGIGSGIYMTTSAAVLVQLSTPGKRGHTMALYQGFLLLGAGVGPAMGGSLAAHLGSAAPFWGYAILASAALVLVLVAFREPTDPEPVEGEEPVAPASMRTFLKNRAYVLLCTVTFWIFFTRTAAQWLAMPLVGNQRFGLSVDLIGLALTAAAVANAAMLPLVGPATQRFGAITVAALSTSLVAGALLAVAVATDPAVYWAAFVVLGIGSGFNGPSVAAAIADITPSNLFGPAMGTQRAIADGGFVIGPILVGLVHDLTPFGYTGALAGNAVMLALAGMLLWFGAGAGRLRAAR
- a CDS encoding calcium:proton antiporter — encoded protein: MPKQDHQPGRTGPLAFLAEWPTVLIWGVFALLTALGGALKPDLIGEAGSLVVLGLIFVVMLMAVFRVVHHAECLAVIFGEPLGTLILTLSVIGIEVALITAVMLTGENTPTLARDTMFSVLMIVLNGLVGLSLLLGGLRHGLQVFNLSGANAYLVVLLPVAITSLVLPRFTPSAPGGGLSNLQTVFQIVVSIALYGIFLLYQTVQNPNVFQQPAHDDDNAPEPMHHVRPKSTGVHVLGLLLTLVPLVLMSKKLAVYVDFGIAQIGAPVALGGFIVAIMILTPEGLAALDAARHNQQQRAVNICLGSALATIGLTVPAVLTAAWIVDLPIELGLSSSGVVILALSLAISIVTFVGTRTNALQGVVHLAVFLAYVILIFDGDF
- a CDS encoding tetratricopeptide repeat-containing sulfotransferase family protein, which gives rise to MTAAHSIDRTLAKARRLADHGDYLAAHEIYGEVLARYPTNARARDGLTALTRPAPLGPGDKPVARTLAEIRQHLAAGDPAAALRLAEPLARRHPGLVRTQYALGCVHLARGDAAAALGPLTAAVKTQPTCTAAVANLGTALAQLGHRGEAIACLTRVTALEPCSPQAHTRLGIALAEALRLDEAHAALDAALALDPYDAAALAARARVRTRLGLYSAAVADHEAVVAADPIAARPLIDLGNTLREARRYDAAVAAYEGAVALDPRAEVAFNNMGISLGDLGRTEEAEAAFRTAIALAPRYTEAHANLATWTRYREGHPHVAEMEALLAAETDAACRMQLGFALGKAYDDIGDVDRAFAHLAAANAARRTAVAYDEGLVARRFAALRAPFEAGPLPAYVGPTDDGPVPIFVIGLPRSGSSLTEQILSAHSRVDGAGETNAFDRAVRPLLAALQAGRPVTQDILADVRGRYRALVAELPVSAPVVVDKHLANQRWAGFIAAAFPDAKIVAMARDPVATCWSIFKLYFAVEGNDYGYDLAELGRYHRLATSLQAFWDGLMPGRILTLDYETLTLQPEATTRALLAHCGLAFEPACLDFHTSGRAVATASAGQVRRSIYTGSSEAWRRYEAHLGPLIAALAAKD